From a region of the uncultured Desulfatiglans sp. genome:
- a CDS encoding Molybdopterin oxidoreductase Fe4S4 region, translated as MDVTRRRFLQLSGTVAAGVTVGGRKALGLQPPESGPSAWPDRTGGTVPTRSICPFCAVGCGVICHTDPQTGRVVYTEGDPEHPINAGALCAKGAALDQLAANERRLTRVLYRAPCSDHWETKDWDWALSTIARRIKKTRDDGFESVDPDGWTVNRCATIASVGSAALDNEECWIYQAMLRALGLVYIEHQARI; from the coding sequence ATGGACGTGACGCGCCGCAGATTTCTGCAGCTGAGCGGGACCGTGGCGGCCGGCGTGACCGTGGGCGGCCGCAAGGCCCTGGGTTTGCAACCGCCCGAATCCGGCCCCTCCGCCTGGCCTGACCGAACCGGCGGGACCGTGCCGACCCGCAGCATCTGCCCCTTTTGCGCCGTCGGGTGCGGCGTGATCTGCCACACGGATCCTCAAACCGGCCGGGTGGTCTACACCGAAGGGGACCCCGAACACCCGATCAACGCGGGCGCGCTCTGCGCGAAAGGCGCCGCCCTCGACCAGTTGGCCGCGAACGAGCGCCGCCTGACCCGTGTCCTTTATCGGGCGCCCTGCAGCGACCACTGGGAGACGAAAGACTGGGACTGGGCGCTCTCCACGATCGCCCGGCGGATCAAGAAGACCCGCGACGACGGCTTCGAATCGGTCGACCCCGACGGCTGGACCGTCAACCGCTGCGCCACGATCGCCTCGGTCGGCAGCGCCGCGCTCGACAACGAGGAGTGCTGGATCTACCAGGCCATGCTCCGCGCCCTCGGCCTGGTCTACATCGAGCACCAGGCCCGCATCTGA